In the Desulfuromonas sp. DDH964 genome, TTCGCCGGCGTCGAGATCCTCGAGCAGCGCCGCCAGGACTTCCGCGTTGTCGTCCCGGTAGCGCTCCAGCACCTGGTGGAACTCGGTCAGACGTACATGCTCGACGCCGAACATGGTAACGGTGTTGGGGTGGAAGCGATCACGGATAATGGCCAGGGCATCCTCGACCCGGGCGGCCGGCAGGGCCGTTTCCGGGAAGACCAGAAAATGGAGCTTTTTCAGGTTGCCGCGGCCGGTCGCCACCAGGTCGAGGACCGAGGCGACCATCTCCCACTGTCCCTCCGGATCACTGATTCGGCATTCCGCTCCGGTGCCGCCGAGGAGGTTGGGAACCTGGCAGAGCAGAAGGTGCTGGTGGTGCCCCGGCGAGAATTCGAGGGTTACATCCTTTTCGACGATTCGAAACATGGTGCTAGTCCCCGTCGATGGGGCAGGACTGGGGGGATGCGCTGCTGCAGGGGTTGGCGACCCTGGTCGCCGGCGCCTCCCTTTGCCAGGTAAGCTCGGGAAAAACCCGGTTGAGAATGTGGCGTGCCCCCGGCGGCAGGTCGATCTGCGGCAGGCGCCCTTTCTCCATCCAGACCGCTTCGGTGCACTCGCTGCCGTTTGGGACCAGTTCCAGGCTCAGCGGATGGGCCCGGTAGTAGAGAATCACGAAGTGATCGTCGCGTTCGCCGATCCCGAGGTG is a window encoding:
- a CDS encoding NUDIX domain-containing protein, yielding MEFRKQAIKTSVVACVVDEQERVLLTRRCIEPFCDQWVMPGGKIDHGEAILAALHREVREEVGIEIHVDSLIDVYEHLGIGERDDHFVILYYRAHPLSLELVPNGSECTEAVWMEKGRLPQIDLPPGARHILNRVFPELTWQREAPATRVANPCSSASPQSCPIDGD